The Deltaproteobacteria bacterium genome includes the window AGCGATCCGAATGAAGTTGATCTTTCCTTCTCCGTCTTTTCCGGCAAGCAGGGCCATATTCATTCGGGCAATGGCCAGAGCTTTTCGTCTCGCTATTTTTTGAAAATCGGCGTATAAATTTTCGCCCGTTTTCAAAAGAAAGGACACAATGATTTCTTCCGGACGCACTGCACTCCTGTAAGGACCGACAAACAAGTCTTCGATGGAGACCCTTCGTTCTCCGTTGATATGGCGAAGAATGGCTACGGTTTCATGAACGATCATTGGAGGAACGGTATCCGCCGAGGGTGAAGCGTTACCAATATTTCCTCCGATTGTTGCAATGTTCCTGATCTGTTTGCTAGCAAATTTAAAGGAGGCCTTTTGAAGTGCAGGGGCATATCGCCCAACGATTTGAGAGTCGTGAATCTCGGAAAGGGTTACTCCGGATCCAATAGACAAAGCGTTATTCCCTGCTTCAATGCCTGCAATTTCCTCTATGCAGGAAATATCCATAAGATATTTTACGTTCAGCTTCCCGGCACGAAGATCAACCATGATGTCGGTCCCGCCTGCAATGATTTTTGTTTCCGTTCCGTGTTCCCATAAGAACACAAGCGCCTCATCCAGGGTATCCGGCTTCACGTATTCCAAATCCCTTTTCATTTTACCTTCTCCTTGCCGAGCCGTTCAGCCGCGTCCTCAACCGACTCCAAAATCTGCTGATACCCCGTGCACCGACAAACATTTCCTGAAAGTGCATCCATGATTTTCATGCGATCAGGATGGGAATTTTCTTTTAACAGGGAATAACTGCTCATCAGCAATCCTGGAGTACAAAAGCCGCACTGAACCGCATGATGGTCAATAAAGGACTGCTGGAGAGGATGGAGACCGGAATTTTCCTCCAAACCCTCAACAGTTATGATTTCCCTCCCATTGAGCTTTGCAGCGAGCATCAGGCAGGCATTTATGCTTTTACCGTCCACCACGATTGTACATGCGCCGCATTCCCCAATGCCGCAACCTTCCTTAGTTCCCTTGAGCGAGAGACGGTCGCGGATCATCTCAAGCGCCGTCTCGCCTGAATCGACCTCCAGAGACACCTTTTTCCCGTTGACTGTACATTCAATCGGAATCTGTTTGTATGTTTTCATGACACTAGCATTCCTTCCGTATCGGAAAATAACCTATTCTTTGCCCGGCTGCCGTCGTGAAAGGCGTCACCCGTATCAATTTTTTATTTTCAAAGTTCCTTTACTTTCTTCAGGTCCAGCGTTTTAAGAACCGCAATTCCCTCTGCCTTCATCTCTTCCAGGGCTTTCTGGCTGGTTTCCGGGGCCACTCCTCGGCAAAGGTCCTCCACAACAATCACCTTGTATCCGGCTCGGGCCGCGTCTATGGCCGTTGCTTTCACGCAGTAGTCAGTGGCGATGCCGTACACAACAACCTTTTTTACCATATTACGTTTGAGGATTTTGTCCATTTCAGTTTTGGCTCCGCCGTCATCCTGGAAGCCTGAATAGCTGTCAAAGCGA containing:
- a CDS encoding FAD binding domain-containing protein, with amino-acid sequence MKRDLEYVKPDTLDEALVFLWEHGTETKIIAGGTDIMVDLRAGKLNVKYLMDISCIEEIAGIEAGNNALSIGSGVTLSEIHDSQIVGRYAPALQKASFKFASKQIRNIATIGGNIGNASPSADTVPPMIVHETVAILRHINGERRVSIEDLFVGPYRSAVRPEEIIVSFLLKTGENLYADFQKIARRKALAIARMNMALLAGKDGEGKINFIRIA
- a CDS encoding (2Fe-2S)-binding protein → MKTYKQIPIECTVNGKKVSLEVDSGETALEMIRDRLSLKGTKEGCGIGECGACTIVVDGKSINACLMLAAKLNGREIITVEGLEENSGLHPLQQSFIDHHAVQCGFCTPGLLMSSYSLLKENSHPDRMKIMDALSGNVCRCTGYQQILESVEDAAERLGKEKVK